A region of Hippoglossus stenolepis isolate QCI-W04-F060 chromosome 7, HSTE1.2, whole genome shotgun sequence DNA encodes the following proteins:
- the gpr174 gene encoding probable G-protein coupled receptor 174 produces MNFVNQSCENSEGLQRYQHYLYAVVYSVILAPGLLGNVLALWVFGVYIRETKKAVVFMMNLAVADLLQVLSLPLRIYYYLNNTWPFGNFLCMICFYLKYVNMYASIYFLVWVSVRRCQLIMRPLTYSSSRRKGDMCICGFGWLFVCLGCLPFPLLRNPVAAQYINSSDQLLTSGQVCFSELPLRPVSAPVALSLLILAEMMGFIIPLILVLACACLTAGSLRELTDGAIHDRGEKRRALRMVLSCAAVFLVCFAPYHVTMPLDFLAKANVLTNCDLRNKILWCHPITLCLASLNCSLDPIMYYFTTNEFKRRLSKPEIPEGRTVNRQQSCIPRGEKAEDNNTAFLLKDQ; encoded by the exons ATGAACTTTGTTAATCAAAGCTGTGAAAACAGTGAAGGTCTGCAAAGGTACCAGCACTACCTGTATGCGGTGGTGTACAGCGTGATCCTAGCACCTGGCCTGCTGGGTAACGTGCTGGCGCTCTGGGTGTTCGGTGTCTACATCAGAGAAACCAAAAAGGCTGTGGTGTTCatgatgaacctggctgtggCCGACCTGCTGCAG gtgctctctctgcctctgcggATTTACTACTACCTGAACAACACCTGGCCCTTTGGTAATTTCCTCTGTATGATCTGCTTCTATCTCAAGTACGTCAACATGTACGCCTCAATCTACTTCCTAGTGTGGGTCAGCGTGCGTCGCTGCCAGCTCATCATGCGTCCGTTGACGTACAGCTCATCCAGGCGGAAGGGGGACATGTGTATCTGTGGCTTTGGctggctgtttgtctgtctgggCTGTCTGCCGTTCCCTCTGCTGAGGAACCCTGTTGCTGCACAGTACATCAACTCAAGTGATCAGCTCCTCACTTCAGGTCAGGTGTGTTTCTCAGAGCTGCCCCTGAGGCCTGTCAGTGCTCCAGTAGCCTTGAGTCTCCTTATCTTAGCAGAGATGATGGGCTTCATCATCCCCCTCATCCTGGTGTTAGCCTGCGCCTGTCTGACTGCGGGCAGCCTTCGGGAGTTGACAGATGGGGCGATTCATGACCGAGGGGAGAAGCGGAGGGCGTTGAGGATGGTGCTGAGCTGTGCTGCAGTCTTCTTGGTGTGCTTCGCTCCTTACCATGTCACCATGCCCCTGGATTTCTTGGCCAAAGCCAACGTTCTCACCAACTGTGACCTCAGGAACAAGATTCTGTGGTGTCACCCCATCACGCTCTGTCTGGCCAGTCTGAACTGCAGCCTGGACCCGATCATGTACTATTTCACCACAAATGAATTCAAAAGGCGACTGAGCAAACCAGAGATTCCGGAGGGCAGGACTGTCAACAGGCAACAGTCCTGCATCCCTAGAGGAGAGAAGGCAGAGGACAACAATACTGCATTCTTATTGAAGGACCAATAA
- the LOC118112276 gene encoding integral membrane protein 2A translates to MVKIAFNSALAQKVLGKEAPAAEKDPELASAPVGNEGSTGRCLLTLLGIAFILSGLIVGGACLYRYFTPKRLYHGAMQFNDASGGARGENQPYYLPRVEEEVEISDNMAVISIPPPRFRPGDPAYILHDFNRKLTAYLDLTLRTCFVIPLNTSVVLPPQDLIDLFSQLMSGSYRSYLVHEDLVVTERIEDIKPLGFYIRRLCDGKETYRMQRRSSLPGGGIQKRSADDCFTIHHFENKFVTETRICKA, encoded by the exons ATGGTGAAGATCGCCTTTAACTCGGCCCTGGCGCAGAAGGTGCTGGGTAAAGAGGCGCCAGCCGCAGAGAAG gacccTGAGCTGGCCTCTGCTCCTGTGGGCAACGAGGGCTCCACAGGTCGCTGCCTGCTCACCCTGCTGGGCATCGCCTTCATCCTCAGCGGGCTCATCGTGGGGGGGGCTTGCCTCTATCGATACTTTACTCCAAag AGGTTATATCACGGCGCCATGCAGTTCAATGACGCGTCAGGTGGAGCTAGAGGAGAGAACCAGCCGTACTACCTGCCCCGGGtcgaggaggaggtggaaatcTCTGACAACATGGCCGTCATCAGCATCCCCCCTCCCCGCTTCAGACCTGGAGACCCTGCATACATCCTCCACGACTTCAACAGG aaGCTGACAGCCTATCTGGACCTGACTCTGCGGACCTGCTTTGTGATCCCTCTGAACACCTCGGTGGTGCTGCCCCCTCAGGACCTCATTGACCTCTTCTCACAGCTGATG TCCGGCTCTTACCGCAGCTACCTGGTGCACGAGGACCTGGTGGTGACGGAGCGTATTGAGGACATCAAACCTCTAGGCTTCTACATCCGCCGGCTGTGTGACGGAAAGGAGACGTACAGGATGCAGCGTCGCTCCAGCCTGCCAG GTGGAGGTATCCAGAAGCGCTCTGCAGACGATTGTTTCACCATCCACCACTTTGAGAACAAGTTTGTGACGGAGACCCGGATCTGCAAGGCCTGA
- the p2ry10 gene encoding putative P2Y purinoceptor 10, whose translation MSLKTSGSLEESLVNSSSSCNHNTTLWEQSMETMYTYFYLLLFIPGLLLNTTALWVLCRHISKKTKAVIFMINLALADLAHILSLPLRIYYYFTHSWPFGGGVCLFCFYLKYLNMYAAIVFLVCISVQRCVFLLHPFTARQWRRRYDLLISVVVWVVVSLACSPFILMRSSSSVPSASLSTQTIYNMSDFWDATSTQHPLGYTKLEPHLSVSPSGLVPVSSPSSAKVGCFKDLPMRRLPLSLAVTMMALAELFGFFIPLTCITYSSIRIVRSLNQRQTQDEQRSTILNSSARSRLQSVTSNGQTDKVHGRLTSGEKQRALRMVLGCSALFLFCFAPYHLNFMLYLMVSQGIVTHCGTRQAVGQFHPVSLCMASLSCCLNPLLYYFLTAEFRLHLTRRTSSFSTSFLSSPINSPSQRAAPRRVLSMESSCSERE comes from the exons ATGTCTCTGAAAACGTCCGGGTCGTTGGAGGAGTCCCTGGTAAACTCTTCCTCATCATGCAACCACAACACGACCCTCTGGGAACAGAGCATGGAGACGATGTACACCTATTTCtacctgctgctcttcatcccGGGCCTGCTGCTCAACACCACTGCTCTCTGGGTCCTCTGCAGACATATAAG TAAGAAGACCAAGGCAGTGATATTCATGATCAACCTGGCATTAGCTGACCTGGCCCAcatcctctctctgcccctcagGATATATTATTACTTCACACACAGCTGGCCTTTTGGAGGAGGCGTCTGCTTGTTCTGCTTCTACCTCAAATACCTCAACATGTATGCTGCCATAGTGTTTCTG gtgtgtaTCAGCGTGCAGCGTTGCGTCTTCCTGCTCCACCCGTTCACTGCTCGTCAGTGGAGACGGCGCTACGACCTGTTGATCAGCGTTGTAGTGTGGGTGGTGGTCAGCCTGGCCTGCTCGCCATTCATTCTGATGCGGAGCAGCAGTAGTGTCCCCAGTGCCAGCCTCAGTACACAGACAATCTataacatgtcagatttttggGATGCCACTTCTACCCAACATCCCTTAGGTTACACCAAACTAGAACCACATTTGAGTGTAAGCCCCAGTGGACTTGTGCCAGTCTCTAGTCCCAGTTCTGCCAAAGTGGGTTGTTTTAAAGACTTGCCCATGCGGCGTCTGCCTCTTTCTCTGGCCGTCACCATGATGGCTCTAGCTGAGCTGTTTGGTTTCTTCATTCCTTTGACCTGCATCACTTACAGCTCCATCCGCATTGTCCGGTCCCTCAACCAAAGACAGACCCAGGATGAGCAACGCTCGACCATTCTGAACTCCTCTGCACGCAGCCGACTTCAGTCTGTCACCTCCAACGGTCAGACGGATAAAGTCCACGGCAGGCTGACCAGCGGCGAGAAGCAACGCGCCCTGCGGATGGTGCTGGGCTGCTCGGcccttttcctgttttgcttCGCCCCCTACCACCTTAACTTCATGCTCTACCTGATGGTGTCACAGGGCATAGTGACCCACTGCGGCACCAGACAGGCTGTGGGTCAGTTCCACCCGGTGTCTCTGTGCATGGCGAGCCTGAGCTGCTGCCTCAACCCGCTGCTCTATTATTTTCTGACAGCCGAGTTCAGGCTGCACCTCACCAGAcgcacctcctccttctccacctcgtTCCTCTCCTCGCCGATTAACTCCCCGAGTCAGCGCGCAGCACCTCGCAGGGTGTTGAGCATGGAGAGTTCCTGCTCAGAACGGGAGTAG